In Asanoa sp. WMMD1127, one genomic interval encodes:
- a CDS encoding SMC family ATPase, whose translation MRPLRLDMAGFTVFRDETTVDFTDADFFALVGPTGAGKSTVLDAICFALYGQVPRWGSSRGIANALSPSATEARVRLVFESAGARYVATRVVRRDSRGNVKTGGAGLQQMPDNFDVSKLDTGMTPEDLGDVLAGTPGEMDDAVLQAVGLPYEQFTSCVILPQGQFADFLHAKPATRQQILVNLLGLHVYEDIQKRATARAQQADADLRAVDQLLAGLDDTSDEALAEAADRVEAMLALATRVTDGMPALDEARRVASAAAAGLTALDDEIALLERVRAPRGVAALASAAAAARDDATEAADAVTAAEEREEKLRGELAAAGDPAALRLLLRAHEEHDAVRAELSGLHSGVSAATAEHRTAEAALEKARAAALRTAAELDAARRAYQDAQAADRAGALRVHLHAGAPCPVCEQPVATVPAVPSTSAVPAAEQAGHAAKAADDKAQAQVAEREKAARALERTLDRARAQHEQLESRLAALDAQLTTSPGVAALRRELATLAALQKSLDGAVAALKSAREQARTANAARSAAEQRLTQGWREFDTARDGVARFAPPAAAREDLAESWSALAEWSAAEVESRRVARTALADAAADADAAVADARSRLDAAFVDAGLPAPDDHVRAATVAVERATAAHQRVEERRAQAQGLLDKRTAHEHDGQIAKSLASHLRANNFERWLLEEALDLLVEGASRILRELSGGQYDLVHEKGEFSVVDHHDAGLRRGVRTLSGGETFQASLALALALAEQLAGMSTSAASLESILLDEGFGTLDAATLDTVAATLEGLAARGDRMVGVVTHVPALAERVPVRFDVTKDARSAHITRSGI comes from the coding sequence AGCAGCCGGGGCATCGCCAACGCGCTGTCGCCGTCGGCCACCGAGGCCCGGGTGCGGCTGGTGTTCGAGTCCGCCGGCGCCCGCTACGTGGCCACCCGGGTGGTGCGCCGCGACAGCCGGGGCAACGTCAAGACCGGCGGCGCCGGGCTCCAGCAGATGCCCGACAACTTCGACGTGTCCAAACTCGACACCGGCATGACCCCGGAGGACCTCGGTGACGTGCTGGCCGGGACCCCGGGTGAGATGGACGACGCAGTGTTGCAGGCGGTCGGGCTGCCGTACGAGCAGTTCACCAGCTGTGTGATCCTGCCGCAGGGGCAGTTCGCCGACTTCCTGCACGCCAAGCCGGCGACTCGGCAGCAGATCCTGGTCAACCTGCTGGGCCTGCACGTCTACGAGGACATCCAGAAGCGGGCCACCGCCCGGGCCCAGCAGGCCGACGCCGACCTGCGCGCAGTCGACCAGCTGCTGGCGGGCCTCGACGACACCTCCGACGAGGCCTTGGCCGAGGCGGCCGACCGGGTCGAGGCGATGCTCGCCCTGGCCACGCGGGTCACCGACGGCATGCCGGCGCTCGACGAGGCCCGCCGGGTGGCGTCGGCGGCGGCCGCCGGGCTGACCGCGCTCGACGACGAGATCGCCCTGCTGGAGCGGGTCCGCGCGCCCCGCGGCGTCGCCGCCCTGGCCTCCGCGGCGGCGGCCGCCCGCGACGACGCGACCGAGGCGGCCGACGCGGTCACCGCGGCCGAGGAGCGCGAGGAGAAGCTGCGCGGCGAGCTGGCGGCGGCGGGCGACCCGGCCGCGCTGCGCCTGCTGTTGCGCGCCCACGAGGAGCACGACGCCGTGCGCGCCGAGCTGTCCGGTCTCCACAGTGGAGTCTCCGCCGCGACGGCGGAGCACCGGACCGCGGAGGCCGCCCTCGAGAAGGCGCGGGCGGCGGCGCTGCGCACGGCGGCGGAGCTGGATGCGGCCCGGCGGGCCTACCAGGACGCGCAGGCGGCCGACCGGGCGGGCGCCCTCCGCGTCCACCTGCACGCCGGCGCGCCGTGCCCCGTGTGCGAGCAGCCGGTCGCGACCGTCCCGGCGGTGCCGTCGACCTCGGCCGTGCCCGCGGCGGAGCAGGCCGGCCACGCGGCCAAGGCGGCCGACGACAAGGCGCAGGCCCAGGTCGCCGAGCGGGAGAAGGCGGCCCGCGCGCTGGAGCGCACCCTCGACCGGGCCCGGGCGCAGCACGAGCAGCTCGAGTCCCGGCTGGCCGCGCTCGACGCGCAGCTGACGACCTCACCGGGCGTCGCGGCCCTGCGCCGCGAGCTGGCGACCCTGGCCGCGCTGCAGAAGTCGCTCGACGGCGCGGTGGCGGCGCTGAAGTCGGCCCGCGAGCAGGCCCGCACCGCGAACGCGGCCCGGTCCGCCGCCGAGCAGCGGCTGACCCAGGGGTGGCGGGAGTTCGACACCGCCCGCGACGGGGTGGCCCGGTTCGCCCCGCCGGCGGCCGCGCGCGAGGATCTCGCGGAGTCGTGGTCGGCGCTGGCCGAGTGGTCGGCGGCCGAGGTGGAGAGCCGCCGGGTCGCGCGTACCGCCCTCGCCGATGCCGCCGCCGACGCGGACGCCGCGGTAGCCGACGCGCGGTCGCGGCTCGACGCGGCCTTCGTCGACGCCGGCCTGCCGGCGCCCGACGACCACGTCCGGGCGGCGACGGTCGCGGTCGAGCGGGCGACCGCCGCGCACCAGCGGGTCGAGGAGCGCCGCGCCCAGGCGCAGGGCCTGCTCGACAAGCGCACCGCGCACGAGCACGACGGCCAAATCGCCAAGTCGCTCGCGAGCCACCTGCGGGCCAACAACTTCGAGCGGTGGCTGCTGGAGGAGGCGCTCGACCTGCTGGTCGAGGGCGCGTCGCGGATCCTGCGGGAGCTGTCCGGCGGGCAGTACGACCTCGTTCACGAGAAGGGCGAGTTCTCGGTCGTCGACCACCACGACGCCGGCCTGCGCCGCGGCGTGCGCACCCTGTCCGGCGGCGAGACGTTCCAGGCGTCGCTGGCCCTCGCGCTGGCGCTGGCCGAGCAGCTGGCCGGGATGTCGACGTCGGCCGCGAGCCTGGAGTCGATCCTGCTCGACGAGGGCTTCGGCACGCTCGACGCCGCGACCCTCGACACGGTCGCCGCGACGCTCGAGGGCCTGGCCGCCCGCGGCGACCGGATGGTCGGCGTGGTCACCCACGTGCCGGCGCTGGCCGAACGGGTGCCGGTGCGGTTCGACGTCACCAAGGACGCCCGCTCGGCCCACATCACCCGGAGCGGGATATGA